Proteins encoded together in one Pongo abelii isolate AG06213 chromosome 8, NHGRI_mPonAbe1-v2.0_pri, whole genome shotgun sequence window:
- the ZSWIM8 gene encoding zinc finger SWIM domain-containing protein 8 isoform X1: MELMFAEWEDGERFSFEDSDRFEEDSLCSFISEAESLCQNWRGWRKQSAGPNSPTGGGGGGGSGGTRMRDGLVIPLVELSAKQVAFHIPFEVVEKVYPPVPEQLQLRIAFWSFPENEEDIRLYSCLANGSADEFQRGDQLFRMRAVKDPLQIGFHLSATVVPPQMVPPKGAYNVAVMFDRCRVTSCSCTCGAGAKWCTHVVALCLFRIHNASAVCLRAPVSESLSRLQRDQLQKFAQYLISELPQQILPTAQRLLDELLSSQSTAINTVCGAPDPTAGPSASDQSTWYLDESTLTDNIKKTLHKFCGPSPVVFSDVNSMYLSSTEPPAAAEWACLLRPLRGREPEGVWNLLSIVREMFKRRDSNAAPLLEILTDQCLTYEQITGWWYSVRTSASHSSASGHTGRSNGQSEVAAHACASMCDEMVTLWRLAVLDPALSPQRRRELCTQLRQWQLKVIENVKRGQHKKTLERLFPGFRPAVEACYFNWEEAYPLPGVTYSGTDRKLALCWARALPSRPGASRSGGLEESRDRPRPLPAEPAVRPKEPGTKRKGLGDGVPSSQRGPRRLSAEGGDKALHKMGPGGGKAKALGGAGSGSQGSAGGGSKRRLSSEDSSLEPDLAEMSLDDSSLALGAEASTFGGFPESPPPPCPLHGGSRGPSTFLPEPPDTYEEDGGVYFSEGPEPPTASVGPPGLLPGDVCTQDDLPSTDESGNGLPKTKEAAPAVGEEDDDYQAYYLNAQDGAGGEEEKAEGGAGEEHDLFAGLKPLEQESRMEVLFACAEALHAHGYSNEASRLTVELAQDLLANPPDLKVEPPPAKGKKNKVSTSRQTWVATNTLSKAAFLLTVLSERPEHHNLAFRVGMFALELQRPPASTKALEVKLAYQESEVAALLKKIPLGPSEMSTMRCRAEELREGTLCDYRPVLPLMLASFIFDVLCAPGSRPPSRNWNSETPGDEELGFEAAVAALGMKTTVSEAEHPLLCEGTRREKGDLALALMITYKDDQAKLKKILDKLLDRESQTHKPQTLSSFYSSSRPTTASQRSPSKHGGPSAPGALQPLTSGSAGPAQPGSVAGAGPGPTEGFTEKNVPESSPHSPCEGLPSEAALTPRPEGKVPSRLALGSRGGYNGRGWGSPGRPKKKHTGMASIDSSAPETTSDSSPTLSRRPLRGGWAPTSWGRGQDSDSISSSSSDSLGSSSSSGSRRASTSGGARAKTVEVGRYKGRRPESHAPHVPNQPSEAAAHFYFELAKTVLIKAGGNSSTSIFTHPSSSGGHQGPHRNLHLCAFEIGLYALGLHNFVSPNWLSRTYSSHVSWITGQAMEIGSAALTILVECWDGHLTPPEVASLADRASRARDSNMVRAAAELALSCLPHAHALNPNEIQRALVQCKEQDNLMLEKACMAVEEAAKGGGVYPEVLFEVAHQWFWLYEQTAGGSSTAREGATSCSASGIRAAGEAGRGMPEGRGAPGTEPVTVAAAAVTAAATVVPVISVGSSLYPGPGLGHGHSPGLHPYTALQPHLPCSPQYLTHPAHPAHPMPHMPRPAVFPVPSSAYPQGVHPAFLGAQYPYSVTPPSLAATAVSFPVPSMAPITVHPYHTEPGLPLPTSVACELWGQGTVSSVHPASTFPAIQGASLPALTTQPSPLVSGGFPPPEEETHSQPVNPHSLHHLHAAYRVGMLALEMLGRRAHNDHPNNFSRSPPYTDDVKWLLGLAAKLGDRHGDAAAAESRSCPQPPACPGLPPTGAALPAGIHAVHPPPLDSPDSCGLRRLCECDPERPQRLLPDAHGHDAVQRHPTEPQAQQTDQGAVAAGLTRDGHLLPLSLSPLGSYTGTQACGYGGPSHRGSETWLDRSSSLGSLVAQTDSCSWAVAWGQDVSDPRSLGLGETALSGRGRWVASGIYLAFINI, encoded by the exons GGCCAATGGCAGTGCGGATGAGTTTCAGCGAGGGGATCAGCTCTTCCGCATGAGGGCTGTGAAGGACCCATTGCAGATAG GGTTCCACCTGAGTGCTACAGTGGTGCCACCTCAGATGGTCCCTCCTAAAGGGGCCTACAACGTGGCTGTGATGTTTGACCGCTGCCGGGTCACTTCCTGCAGCTGTACCTGTGGGGCTGGGGCCAAATGGTGCACCCACGTCGTGGCACTGTGTCTCTTCCGCATCCACAAT GCTTCTGCAGTCTGCCTGCGAGCCCCAGTCTCAGAGTCCCTGTCCCGGCTACAGAGGGACCAGCTGCAGAAGTTTGCTCAGTACCTCATCAGTGAGCTCCCTCAGCAG ATCCTCCCCACAGCTCAGCGTCTCCTGGACGAACTCCTGTCTTCCCAGTCAACAGCCATCAATACAGTGTGTGGAGCTCCGG ACCCCACAGCAGGGCCCTCAGCATCGGACCAGAGTACTTGGTATCTGGATGAATCGACACTCACTGACAACATCAAGAAGACACTGCACAAGTTCTGTGGCCCCTCGCCTGTGGTCTTCAG TGATGTGAACTCCATGTATCTATCTTCCACGGAGCCGCCAGCCGCTGCTGAATGGGCATGTCTGCTGCGCCCTCTGAGGGGCCGTGAGCCAGAGGGCGTCTGGAACCTGCTAAGCATCGTGCGGGAGATGTTCAAGCGGAGGGACAGCAATGCTGCCCCCTTGTTGGAAATCCTCACTGACCAGTGCCTCACCTATGAACAG ATAACAGGTTGGTGGTATAGCGTACGTACCTCAGCCTCACACAGCAGTGCCAGTGGGCACACGGGCCGTAGCAACGGGCAGTCAGAGGTGGCAGCCCATGCCTGTGCCAGCATGTGTGACGAGATGGTCACACTGTGGAGGCTGGCCGTGCTGGACCCTGCCCTCAGCCCCCAGCG GCGCCGGGAACTGTGTACGCAGCTGCGGCAGTGGCAACTGAAGGTGATTGAGAACGTCAAGCGGGGCCAACACAAGAAGACGCTGGAGCGGCTCTTCCCTGGCTTCCGGCCAGCGGTGGAGGCCTGCTACTTCAACTGGGAAGAGGCCTACCCACTTCCTGGTGTCACCTACAGCGGCACTGACAGGAAGctggcactgtgctgggcccGGGCCCTGCCCTCTCGGCCAGGTGCCTCCCGCTCTGGGGGCCTGGAGGAATCCCGGGACCGGCCCCGACCCCTTCCTGCTGAGCCAGCTGTGCGGCCCAAGGAGCCTGGGACCAAGCGAAAGGGCTTGGGTGACGGGGTCCCCTCATCACAGCGGGGTCCCCGCCGCCTCTCAGCTGAAGGGGGAGATAAAGCTCTACATAAGATGGGTCCAGGTGGGGGCAAAGCCAAGGCACTGGGTGGGGCTGGCAGTGGGAGCCAGGGCTCAGCAGGTGGCGGAAGCAAGCGACGGCTGAGCAGCGAAGACAGCTCCCTGGAGCCGGACCTGGCCGAGatgagcctggatgacagcagcCTGGCCCTGGGTGCAGAGGCCAGCACCTTCGGGGGATTCCCTGAGAGCCCTCCTCCACCCTGTCCTCTCCACGGTGGCTCCCGAGgcccttccactttccttcctgAGCCCCCAGATACTTATGAAGAAGATGGTGGTGTGTACTTCTCAGAAGGGCCTGAGCCTCCCACAGCCTCTGTTGGCCCCCCTGGCCTACTGCCTGGGGATGTCTGTACCCAGGACGACCTCCCTTCTACAGACGAGAGTGGCAATGGGCTTCCCAAAACCAAAGAGGCAGCCCCTGCAGTTGGAGAGGAGGATGATGACTACCAGGCGTACTATCTCAATGCCCAGGATGGGGCTGGGGGCGAGGAAGAGAAGGCCGAGGGCGGGGCTGGGGAGGAGCACGACCTGTTTGCTGGGCTGAAGCCACTGGAACAGGAGAGTCGCATGGAG GTACTGTTTGCCTGTGCTGAGGCCCTGCATGCGCATGGCTATAGCAATGAGGCCTCCCGTCTCACTGTGGAGCTTGCCCAGGATCTGCTAGCCAACCCACCCGACCTCAAGGTAGAGCCGCCCCCTGCCAAG GGCAAGAAGAACAAGGTATCCACGAGCCGTCAGACCTGGGTGGCTACCAACACCCTGAGCAAGGCAGCCTTCCTGTTGACAGTGCTAAGTGAGCGTCCAGAGCACCACAACCTGGCCTTCCGAGTTGGCATGTTTGCCTTGGAGCTACAGAGGCCTCCAGCTTCTACCAAGGCCTTGGAG GTGAAGCTGGCATACCAAGAGTCTGAGGTGGCTGCCCTGCTCAAGAAGATCCCTCTGGGTCCGAGCGAGATGAGTACCATGCGGTGCCGGGCAGAGGAGCTTCGGGAGGGGACACTCTGTGACTATCGGCCTGTGTTGCCTCTCATGTTGGCCAGTTTCATCTTTGACGTTCTCTGTGCTCCAG GTTCCCGGCCCCCAAGTCGCAACTGGAACAGCGAGACACCTGGGGatgaggagctgggatttgaagcaGCAGTTGCTGCCTTGG GCATGAAGACAACAGTGAGCGAGGCAGAACATCCCCTCTTATGTGAAGGCACACGTCGGGAGAAGGGTGACCTGGCATTAGCACTAATGATCACTTACAAGGACGACCAGGCCAAGCTTAAGAAG ATCTTAGACAAACTCTTGGACCGAGAGAGCCAGACACATAAGCCACAGACGCTGAGTTCTTTCTACTCATCTAGCCGCCCAACCACAGCCAGCCAGAGGTCTCCTTCAAAGCACGGGGGCCCATCTGCCCCAGGGGCCCTGCAACCACTGACCTCAGGCTCTGCAGGGCCTGCTCAACCAGGGAGTGTGGCAGGGGCTGGGCCAGGCCCCACTGAGGGCTTCACAGAGAAGAATGTGCCTG AGAGTTCCCCACATTCCCCCTGTGAGGGTCTTCCATCTGAGGCAGCTTTGACCCCAAGGCCAGAAGGGAAGGTTCCTAGCCGCTTGGCACTTGGCAGTCGTGGAGGCTATAATGGACGGGGATGGGGGTCCCCAGGACGGCCTAAGAAGAAGCACACAG GCATGGCCAGCATTGACAGCAGTGCCCCTGAAACAACATCGGATAGTTCCCCCACCTTAAGCCGGAGACCACTTCGAGGGGGCTGGgcccccacctcctggggtcGAGGTCAGGACAGTGACAGCATTAGCAGCTCTTCTTCGGACTCCCTGGGCTCCTCATCCTCCAGTGGAAGTCGCCGGGCCAGTACCAGTGGAGGAGCCCGGGCGAAGACTGTTGAAGTTGGCAG GTACAAGGGCCGCCGCCCCGAGAGTCATGCCCCTCATGTACCCAATCAGCCATCAGAGGCAGCTGCACACTTCTACTTCGAGCTGGCGAAGACAGTGCTGATCAAGGCAGGGGGCAACAGCAGCACTTCCATTTTCACACATCCATCTTCCTCAGGGGGCCACCAGGGTCCTCACCGCAACCTGCACCTTTGCGCCTTCGAGATTGGGCTTTATGCCCTTGGCCTGCACAACTTTGTTTCTCCCAACTGGCTCTCACGTACTTATTCTTCCCACGTTTCCTGGATTACAG GCCAGGCCATGGAGATAGGCAGCGCAGCCCTGACTATACTAGTAGAATGCTGGGATGGGCACCTGACACCCCCTGAGGTTGCATCCCTGGCTGACAGGGCATCACGGGCAAGAGACTCCAATATGGTGAGGGCAGCAGCAGAGCTGGCCCTGAGCTGCCTGCCTCATGCCCATGCATTGAACCCTAATGAGATCCAGCGGGCCCTGGTGCAGTGCAAGGAACAG GACAACCTGATGTTGGAGAAGGCCTGCATGGCAGTGGAAGAGGCAGCTAAGGGTGGGGGCGTGTACCCTGAAGTGTTGTTTGAGGTTGCTCACCAGTGGTTCTGGCTATATGAGCAAACTGCAGGTGGCTCATCCACAGCCCGTGAAGGGGCTACAAGCTGTAGTGCCAGTGGGATCAGGGCAGCTGGGGAGGCTGGGCGGGGTATGCCTGAGGGTAGAGGGGCCCCAGGGACTGAGCCGGTTACAGTGGCAGCGGCAGCAGTGACAGCAGCAGCCACAGTGGTGCCTGTCATCTCGGTGGGGTCTAGTTTGTACCCGGGTCCAGGACTGGGGCATGGCCACTCCCCTGGCCTGCACCCCTACACTGCTCTACAGCCCCACCTGCCCTGTAGCCCTCAGTATCTCACTCACCCAGCTCACCCCGCCCACCCCATGCCTCACATGCCCCGGCCTGCCGTCTTCCCTGTGCCCAGCTCTGCATACCCACAG GGTGTGCATCCTGCATTCCTGGGGGCTCAGTACCCTTATTCAGTGACTCCTCCCTCACTTGCTGCCACTGCTGTGTCTTTCCCCGTCCCTTCCATGGCACCCATCACAGTACATCCCTACCACACAGAGCCAGGGCTTCCACTGCCCACCAGTGTGGCCTGTGAGTTGTGGGGCCAGGGAACAG TGAGCAGTGTCCATCCAGCATCCACGTTTCCAGCCATCCAGGGTGCCTCACTGCCTGCCCTGACCACACAGCCCAGCCCTCTGGTGAGCGGAGGTTTTCCACCGCCCGAGGAGGAGACACACAGTCAGCCAGTCAATCCCCACAGCCTGCACCACCTGCATGCTGCCTACCGTGTCG GAATGCTGGCACTGGAGATGCTGGGTCGCCGGGCACACAACGATCACCCCAACAACTTCTCCCGCTCCCCCCCCTACACTGATGATGTCAAATGGTTGCTGGGGCTGGCAGCAAAGCTGG GAGATCGTCATGGAGACGCTGCAGCGGCTGAGTCCCGCTCATGCCCACAACCACCTGCGTGCCCCGGCCTTCCACCAACTGGTGCAGCGCTGCCAGCAGGCATACATGCAG TACATCCACCACCGCTTGATTCACCTGACTCCTGCGGACTACGACGACTTTGTGAATGCGATCCGGAGCGCCCGCAGCGCCTTCTGCCTGACGCCCATGGGCATGATGCAGTTCAACGACATCCTACAGAACCTCAAGCGCAGCAAACAGACCAAGGAGCTGTGGCAGCGGGTCTCACTcgagatggccaccttctccccCTGAGTCTTTCACCCTTAGGGTCCTATACAGGGACTCAGGCCTGTGGCTATGGGGGCCCCTCACACAGGGGGAGTGAAACTTGGCTGGACAGATCATCCTCACTCGGTTCCCTGGTAGCCCAGACTGACAGCTGCTCTTGGGCTGTAGCTTGGGGCCAAGATGTCTCAGACCCTAGAAGCCTAGGGCTGGGGGAGACAGCCCTATCTGGGAGGGGGCGTTGGGTGGCCTCTGGTATTTATTtggcatttataaatatataa
- the ZSWIM8 gene encoding zinc finger SWIM domain-containing protein 8 isoform X8, with amino-acid sequence MELMFAEWEDGERFSFEDSDRFEEDSLCSFISEAESLCQNWRGWRKQSAGPNSPTGGGGGGGSGGTRMRDGLVIPLVELSAKQVAFHIPFEVVEKVYPPVPEQLQLRIAFWSFPENEEDIRLYSCLANGSADEFQRGDQLFRMRAVKDPLQIGFHLSATVVPPQMVPPKGAYNVAVMFDRCRVTSCSCTCGAGAKWCTHVVALCLFRIHNASAVCLRAPVSESLSRLQRDQLQKFAQYLISELPQQILPTAQRLLDELLSSQSTAINTVCGAPDPTAGPSASDQSTWYLDESTLTDNIKKTLHKFCGPSPVVFSDVNSMYLSSTEPPAAAEWACLLRPLRGREPEGVWNLLSIVREMFKRRDSNAAPLLEILTDQCLTYEQITGWWYSVRTSASHSSASGHTGRSNGQSEVAAHACASMCDEMVTLWRLAVLDPALSPQRRRELCTQLRQWQLKVIENVKRGQHKKTLERLFPGFRPAVEACYFNWEEAYPLPGVTYSGTDRKLALCWARALPSRPGASRSGGLEESRDRPRPLPAEPAVRPKEPGTKRKGLGDGVPSSQRGPRRLSAEGGDKALHKMGPGGGKAKALGGAGSGSQGSAGGGSKRRLSSEDSSLEPDLAEMSLDDSSLALGAEASTFGGFPESPPPPCPLHGGSRGPSTFLPEPPDTYEEDGGVYFSEGPEPPTASVGPPGLLPGDVCTQDDLPSTDESGNGLPKTKEAAPAVGEEDDDYQAYYLNAQDGAGGEEEKAEGGAGEEHDLFAGLKPLEQESRMEVLFACAEALHAHGYSNEASRLTVELAQDLLANPPDLKVEPPPAKGKKNKVSTSRQTWVATNTLSKAAFLLTVLSERPEHHNLAFRVGMFALELQRPPASTKALEVKLAYQESEVAALLKKIPLGPSEMSTMRCRAEELREGTLCDYRPVLPLMLASFIFDVLCAPGSRPPSRNWNSETPGDEELGFEAAVAALGMKTTVSEAEHPLLCEGTRREKGDLALALMITYKDDQAKLKKILDKLLDRESQTHKPQTLSSFYSSSRPTTASQRSPSKHGGPSAPGALQPLTSGSAGPAQPGSVAGAGPGPTEGFTEKNVPESSPHSPCEGLPSEAALTPRPEGKVPSRLALGSRGGYNGRGWGSPGRPKKKHTGMASIDSSAPETTSDSSPTLSRRPLRGGWAPTSWGRGQDSDSISSSSSDSLGSSSSSGSRRASTSGGARAKTVEVGRYKGRRPESHAPHVPNQPSEAAAHFYFELAKTVLIKAGGNSSTSIFTHPSSSGGHQGPHRNLHLCAFEIGLYALGLHNFVSPNWLSRTYSSHVSWITGQAMEIGSAALTILVECWDGHLTPPEVASLADRASRARDSNMVRAAAELALSCLPHAHALNPNEIQRALVQCKEQDNLMLEKACMAVEEAAKGGGVYPEVLFEVAHQWFWLYEQTAGGSSTAREGATSCSASGIRAAGEAGRGMPEGRGAPGTEPVTVAAAAVTAAATVVPVISVGSSLYPGPGLGHGHSPGLHPYTALQPHLPCSPQYLTHPAHPAHPMPHMPRPAVFPVPSSAYPQGVHPAFLGAQYPYSVTPPSLAATAVSFPVPSMAPITVHPYHTEPGLPLPTSVACELWGQGTVSSVHPASTFPAIQGASLPALTTQPSPLVSGGFPPPEEETHSQPVNPHSLHHLHAAYRVGMLALEMLGRRAHNDHPNNFSRSPPYTDDVKWLLGLAAKLGVNYVHQFCVGAAKGVLSPFVLQEIVMETLQRLSPAHAHNHLRAPAFHQLVQRCQQAYMQYIHHRLIHLTPADYDDFVNAIRSARSAFCLTPMGMMQFNDILQNLKRSKQTKELWQRVSLEMATFSP; translated from the exons GGCCAATGGCAGTGCGGATGAGTTTCAGCGAGGGGATCAGCTCTTCCGCATGAGGGCTGTGAAGGACCCATTGCAGATAG GGTTCCACCTGAGTGCTACAGTGGTGCCACCTCAGATGGTCCCTCCTAAAGGGGCCTACAACGTGGCTGTGATGTTTGACCGCTGCCGGGTCACTTCCTGCAGCTGTACCTGTGGGGCTGGGGCCAAATGGTGCACCCACGTCGTGGCACTGTGTCTCTTCCGCATCCACAAT GCTTCTGCAGTCTGCCTGCGAGCCCCAGTCTCAGAGTCCCTGTCCCGGCTACAGAGGGACCAGCTGCAGAAGTTTGCTCAGTACCTCATCAGTGAGCTCCCTCAGCAG ATCCTCCCCACAGCTCAGCGTCTCCTGGACGAACTCCTGTCTTCCCAGTCAACAGCCATCAATACAGTGTGTGGAGCTCCGG ACCCCACAGCAGGGCCCTCAGCATCGGACCAGAGTACTTGGTATCTGGATGAATCGACACTCACTGACAACATCAAGAAGACACTGCACAAGTTCTGTGGCCCCTCGCCTGTGGTCTTCAG TGATGTGAACTCCATGTATCTATCTTCCACGGAGCCGCCAGCCGCTGCTGAATGGGCATGTCTGCTGCGCCCTCTGAGGGGCCGTGAGCCAGAGGGCGTCTGGAACCTGCTAAGCATCGTGCGGGAGATGTTCAAGCGGAGGGACAGCAATGCTGCCCCCTTGTTGGAAATCCTCACTGACCAGTGCCTCACCTATGAACAG ATAACAGGTTGGTGGTATAGCGTACGTACCTCAGCCTCACACAGCAGTGCCAGTGGGCACACGGGCCGTAGCAACGGGCAGTCAGAGGTGGCAGCCCATGCCTGTGCCAGCATGTGTGACGAGATGGTCACACTGTGGAGGCTGGCCGTGCTGGACCCTGCCCTCAGCCCCCAGCG GCGCCGGGAACTGTGTACGCAGCTGCGGCAGTGGCAACTGAAGGTGATTGAGAACGTCAAGCGGGGCCAACACAAGAAGACGCTGGAGCGGCTCTTCCCTGGCTTCCGGCCAGCGGTGGAGGCCTGCTACTTCAACTGGGAAGAGGCCTACCCACTTCCTGGTGTCACCTACAGCGGCACTGACAGGAAGctggcactgtgctgggcccGGGCCCTGCCCTCTCGGCCAGGTGCCTCCCGCTCTGGGGGCCTGGAGGAATCCCGGGACCGGCCCCGACCCCTTCCTGCTGAGCCAGCTGTGCGGCCCAAGGAGCCTGGGACCAAGCGAAAGGGCTTGGGTGACGGGGTCCCCTCATCACAGCGGGGTCCCCGCCGCCTCTCAGCTGAAGGGGGAGATAAAGCTCTACATAAGATGGGTCCAGGTGGGGGCAAAGCCAAGGCACTGGGTGGGGCTGGCAGTGGGAGCCAGGGCTCAGCAGGTGGCGGAAGCAAGCGACGGCTGAGCAGCGAAGACAGCTCCCTGGAGCCGGACCTGGCCGAGatgagcctggatgacagcagcCTGGCCCTGGGTGCAGAGGCCAGCACCTTCGGGGGATTCCCTGAGAGCCCTCCTCCACCCTGTCCTCTCCACGGTGGCTCCCGAGgcccttccactttccttcctgAGCCCCCAGATACTTATGAAGAAGATGGTGGTGTGTACTTCTCAGAAGGGCCTGAGCCTCCCACAGCCTCTGTTGGCCCCCCTGGCCTACTGCCTGGGGATGTCTGTACCCAGGACGACCTCCCTTCTACAGACGAGAGTGGCAATGGGCTTCCCAAAACCAAAGAGGCAGCCCCTGCAGTTGGAGAGGAGGATGATGACTACCAGGCGTACTATCTCAATGCCCAGGATGGGGCTGGGGGCGAGGAAGAGAAGGCCGAGGGCGGGGCTGGGGAGGAGCACGACCTGTTTGCTGGGCTGAAGCCACTGGAACAGGAGAGTCGCATGGAG GTACTGTTTGCCTGTGCTGAGGCCCTGCATGCGCATGGCTATAGCAATGAGGCCTCCCGTCTCACTGTGGAGCTTGCCCAGGATCTGCTAGCCAACCCACCCGACCTCAAGGTAGAGCCGCCCCCTGCCAAG GGCAAGAAGAACAAGGTATCCACGAGCCGTCAGACCTGGGTGGCTACCAACACCCTGAGCAAGGCAGCCTTCCTGTTGACAGTGCTAAGTGAGCGTCCAGAGCACCACAACCTGGCCTTCCGAGTTGGCATGTTTGCCTTGGAGCTACAGAGGCCTCCAGCTTCTACCAAGGCCTTGGAG GTGAAGCTGGCATACCAAGAGTCTGAGGTGGCTGCCCTGCTCAAGAAGATCCCTCTGGGTCCGAGCGAGATGAGTACCATGCGGTGCCGGGCAGAGGAGCTTCGGGAGGGGACACTCTGTGACTATCGGCCTGTGTTGCCTCTCATGTTGGCCAGTTTCATCTTTGACGTTCTCTGTGCTCCAG GTTCCCGGCCCCCAAGTCGCAACTGGAACAGCGAGACACCTGGGGatgaggagctgggatttgaagcaGCAGTTGCTGCCTTGG GCATGAAGACAACAGTGAGCGAGGCAGAACATCCCCTCTTATGTGAAGGCACACGTCGGGAGAAGGGTGACCTGGCATTAGCACTAATGATCACTTACAAGGACGACCAGGCCAAGCTTAAGAAG ATCTTAGACAAACTCTTGGACCGAGAGAGCCAGACACATAAGCCACAGACGCTGAGTTCTTTCTACTCATCTAGCCGCCCAACCACAGCCAGCCAGAGGTCTCCTTCAAAGCACGGGGGCCCATCTGCCCCAGGGGCCCTGCAACCACTGACCTCAGGCTCTGCAGGGCCTGCTCAACCAGGGAGTGTGGCAGGGGCTGGGCCAGGCCCCACTGAGGGCTTCACAGAGAAGAATGTGCCTG AGAGTTCCCCACATTCCCCCTGTGAGGGTCTTCCATCTGAGGCAGCTTTGACCCCAAGGCCAGAAGGGAAGGTTCCTAGCCGCTTGGCACTTGGCAGTCGTGGAGGCTATAATGGACGGGGATGGGGGTCCCCAGGACGGCCTAAGAAGAAGCACACAG GCATGGCCAGCATTGACAGCAGTGCCCCTGAAACAACATCGGATAGTTCCCCCACCTTAAGCCGGAGACCACTTCGAGGGGGCTGGgcccccacctcctggggtcGAGGTCAGGACAGTGACAGCATTAGCAGCTCTTCTTCGGACTCCCTGGGCTCCTCATCCTCCAGTGGAAGTCGCCGGGCCAGTACCAGTGGAGGAGCCCGGGCGAAGACTGTTGAAGTTGGCAG GTACAAGGGCCGCCGCCCCGAGAGTCATGCCCCTCATGTACCCAATCAGCCATCAGAGGCAGCTGCACACTTCTACTTCGAGCTGGCGAAGACAGTGCTGATCAAGGCAGGGGGCAACAGCAGCACTTCCATTTTCACACATCCATCTTCCTCAGGGGGCCACCAGGGTCCTCACCGCAACCTGCACCTTTGCGCCTTCGAGATTGGGCTTTATGCCCTTGGCCTGCACAACTTTGTTTCTCCCAACTGGCTCTCACGTACTTATTCTTCCCACGTTTCCTGGATTACAG GCCAGGCCATGGAGATAGGCAGCGCAGCCCTGACTATACTAGTAGAATGCTGGGATGGGCACCTGACACCCCCTGAGGTTGCATCCCTGGCTGACAGGGCATCACGGGCAAGAGACTCCAATATGGTGAGGGCAGCAGCAGAGCTGGCCCTGAGCTGCCTGCCTCATGCCCATGCATTGAACCCTAATGAGATCCAGCGGGCCCTGGTGCAGTGCAAGGAACAG GACAACCTGATGTTGGAGAAGGCCTGCATGGCAGTGGAAGAGGCAGCTAAGGGTGGGGGCGTGTACCCTGAAGTGTTGTTTGAGGTTGCTCACCAGTGGTTCTGGCTATATGAGCAAACTGCAGGTGGCTCATCCACAGCCCGTGAAGGGGCTACAAGCTGTAGTGCCAGTGGGATCAGGGCAGCTGGGGAGGCTGGGCGGGGTATGCCTGAGGGTAGAGGGGCCCCAGGGACTGAGCCGGTTACAGTGGCAGCGGCAGCAGTGACAGCAGCAGCCACAGTGGTGCCTGTCATCTCGGTGGGGTCTAGTTTGTACCCGGGTCCAGGACTGGGGCATGGCCACTCCCCTGGCCTGCACCCCTACACTGCTCTACAGCCCCACCTGCCCTGTAGCCCTCAGTATCTCACTCACCCAGCTCACCCCGCCCACCCCATGCCTCACATGCCCCGGCCTGCCGTCTTCCCTGTGCCCAGCTCTGCATACCCACAG GGTGTGCATCCTGCATTCCTGGGGGCTCAGTACCCTTATTCAGTGACTCCTCCCTCACTTGCTGCCACTGCTGTGTCTTTCCCCGTCCCTTCCATGGCACCCATCACAGTACATCCCTACCACACAGAGCCAGGGCTTCCACTGCCCACCAGTGTGGCCTGTGAGTTGTGGGGCCAGGGAACAG TGAGCAGTGTCCATCCAGCATCCACGTTTCCAGCCATCCAGGGTGCCTCACTGCCTGCCCTGACCACACAGCCCAGCCCTCTGGTGAGCGGAGGTTTTCCACCGCCCGAGGAGGAGACACACAGTCAGCCAGTCAATCCCCACAGCCTGCACCACCTGCATGCTGCCTACCGTGTCG GAATGCTGGCACTGGAGATGCTGGGTCGCCGGGCACACAACGATCACCCCAACAACTTCTCCCGCTCCCCCCCCTACACTGATGATGTCAAATGGTTGCTGGGGCTGGCAGCAAAGCTGG gaGTGAACTACGTGCACCAGTTCTGTGTGGGGGCAGCCAAGGGGGTGCTGAGCCCGTTTGTGCTGCAGGAGATCGTCATGGAGACGCTGCAGCGGCTGAGTCCCGCTCATGCCCACAACCACCTGCGTGCCCCGGCCTTCCACCAACTGGTGCAGCGCTGCCAGCAGGCATACATGCAG TACATCCACCACCGCTTGATTCACCTGACTCCTGCGGACTACGACGACTTTGTGAATGCGATCCGGAGCGCCCGCAGCGCCTTCTGCCTGACGCCCATGGGCATGATGCAGTTCAACGACATCCTACAGAACCTCAAGCGCAGCAAACAGACCAAGGAGCTGTGGCAGCGGGTCTCACTcgagatggccaccttctccccCTGA